One window from the genome of Pseudomonas sp. L5B5 encodes:
- a CDS encoding SDR family NAD(P)-dependent oxidoreductase, with translation MDLHLHGKRVIVTGGSKGIGLACAIAFAAEGAQVAIISRDPANLTAAQAEFAQRGLPVIVHAQDLGSTTGCEQAMASLEGEFGPLDILVNCAGAAKKYPLETLEPANFHEALQAKFDPYLNMQHQALQSFTHQRTHGSRDDKAIVNIIGIGGRHVMANHLAGGLANAALLFLNAGLANAHAAHAIRINAINPGLTLTTRTEQTLAFEAERNHTSLQAVLEAKEAALPIGRLATPAEIADVALFLASSRASYVTGAVIDMDGGLHPSL, from the coding sequence ATGGACCTGCATCTGCATGGCAAGCGCGTGATCGTCACCGGTGGCAGCAAGGGCATAGGGCTGGCATGCGCCATCGCCTTCGCGGCAGAGGGTGCACAAGTCGCGATCATCTCCCGCGACCCTGCCAACCTCACGGCCGCCCAGGCCGAATTCGCCCAACGTGGCTTACCGGTGATCGTGCATGCCCAGGACCTGGGATCGACCACAGGGTGCGAGCAGGCCATGGCCAGCCTTGAAGGTGAATTCGGACCGCTGGATATCCTGGTCAACTGCGCAGGCGCGGCGAAAAAATACCCCCTCGAGACACTGGAGCCGGCCAACTTCCACGAAGCCCTGCAGGCCAAGTTCGATCCTTACCTGAACATGCAGCACCAGGCTTTGCAGTCCTTTACCCACCAGCGCACCCACGGGTCGCGGGACGACAAGGCGATCGTCAACATCATCGGCATCGGCGGCCGCCACGTCATGGCGAACCACCTGGCCGGCGGCCTGGCCAACGCAGCCCTGCTGTTCCTCAATGCCGGCCTGGCCAACGCCCATGCGGCACATGCCATCCGCATCAACGCCATCAACCCCGGCCTGACCCTGACCACCCGCACGGAACAGACCCTGGCCTTCGAGGCGGAACGCAACCACACGAGCCTCCAGGCGGTGCTCGAGGCCAAGGAAGCGGCGCTGCCCATCGGACGGCTGGCAACACCTGCGGAGATCGCCGATGTCGCCCTGTTCCTGGCCAGCTCCCGAGCCAGCTACGTAACCGGTGCCGTCATCGACATGGATGGCGGCCTGCACCCTTCCCTCTAG
- a CDS encoding LysR substrate-binding domain-containing protein: MSSIPPITCLRSFESVARLGSVTAAAKELHVTHSAISQQIKVLEEMIGVTLFVREGRGLRVSEDGRLYALQIRESLSGIAEATRLIKTQPKSTELVVAVLPSFGFSWLLPRLPRFQQLQPHISIRLQASLAVSNLTRESVDVGIRMGKGDWDGLEQQLLFHDETLVVAAPHFNGGVMPQTPEEIISSNIIFNMESWQPWCQAAGLDLDVPRIGLCSNDSNLVLQAVRLGQGIALERRSLVHDAIKRGELVQLSKVTAPYPYPYWLVLPNRERSEIKQRVFSSWLANEVDEYLNELEHGKQQTE, translated from the coding sequence ATGTCGAGTATTCCCCCTATCACCTGCCTGCGCAGTTTCGAGTCGGTTGCAAGGCTGGGCAGCGTCACCGCCGCCGCCAAGGAACTGCATGTCACCCATTCGGCCATCAGCCAGCAGATCAAAGTGCTGGAAGAGATGATCGGCGTCACCCTGTTCGTGCGAGAGGGACGGGGCCTGCGGGTCAGCGAGGACGGGCGGTTGTACGCCTTGCAGATCCGTGAATCATTGAGCGGAATCGCCGAAGCCACTCGGCTGATCAAGACCCAGCCCAAATCCACGGAGCTGGTGGTGGCCGTCCTGCCTTCGTTCGGCTTCAGCTGGCTGCTGCCACGCTTGCCGCGTTTCCAGCAATTGCAACCACACATCAGCATCCGGCTGCAGGCTAGCCTCGCAGTCTCGAACCTGACCCGGGAATCGGTGGACGTCGGGATTCGCATGGGCAAGGGCGACTGGGACGGGCTGGAGCAGCAGCTGCTCTTTCATGACGAGACCCTGGTGGTCGCCGCTCCGCACTTCAATGGCGGGGTCATGCCCCAGACCCCTGAAGAAATCATCAGCAGCAACATCATCTTCAACATGGAGTCATGGCAACCCTGGTGCCAGGCCGCCGGGCTGGACCTGGATGTCCCGCGCATCGGCCTCTGCAGCAATGATTCCAACCTGGTGCTGCAGGCCGTTCGCCTGGGTCAGGGCATCGCGCTGGAGCGCCGCAGCCTGGTGCACGACGCAATCAAGCGCGGCGAACTGGTCCAGCTTTCGAAGGTCACGGCTCCCTACCCCTACCCGTACTGGCTGGTGCTGCCCAACCGGGAGCGCTCGGAGATCAAGCAGCGGGTTTTCTCCAGCTGGCTGGCCAATGAAGTCGATGAATACCTGAACGAACTGGAACACGGCAAACAGCAAACGGAGTGA
- a CDS encoding glutathione S-transferase has translation MKLIGMLDSPYVRRVAISLDLLGIKFEHDPLSVFSTFEAFSRINPVVKAPTLVLDDGSVLLDSTLIIDYFETLSAPASKLLPQQPQALAQALRTLGLALAACEKTVQIVYEHNLRPAEKLHQPWIERVTRQLLAACGELDKQLAAQPAQGERPDQAGVTSAVAWSFMQLMLPDVVKADDFPALKSHAARLEQTELFKRYPIA, from the coding sequence ATGAAACTCATTGGCATGCTGGATTCACCTTATGTGCGCCGGGTGGCCATTTCCCTGGATCTGCTGGGAATCAAGTTCGAACATGACCCGTTGTCGGTGTTCAGCACCTTCGAGGCGTTTTCCCGGATCAACCCCGTGGTCAAGGCGCCAACCCTGGTGCTCGATGATGGTTCCGTCCTGCTGGATTCGACGCTGATCATCGATTATTTCGAGACCTTGAGCGCACCCGCCAGCAAGCTGCTGCCGCAGCAACCGCAAGCCTTGGCCCAGGCCTTGCGTACGCTGGGGCTGGCGCTGGCGGCCTGCGAGAAAACCGTGCAGATCGTCTATGAACACAATCTTCGTCCGGCAGAAAAACTCCACCAACCCTGGATCGAGCGTGTCACCCGGCAATTGCTGGCCGCTTGTGGCGAGCTGGACAAACAACTGGCGGCGCAACCGGCGCAAGGCGAGCGGCCTGACCAGGCTGGCGTCACCAGTGCCGTGGCCTGGTCGTTCATGCAGCTGATGCTGCCCGACGTGGTCAAGGCCGATGACTTCCCGGCCCTCAAGTCCCATGCGGCTCGCCTGGAACAGACCGAACTGTTCAAGCGCTACCCCATCGCCTGA
- a CDS encoding glutathione S-transferase family protein has translation MYTLYFAPTANGHKILIMLEALGVPYRIHRINLALGEQHQPDFARLTPHGKIPLLVDHEQALNLPESAAILQYLAETHSRFLPSAGAERYGVLHWLAWQVSSLGPMAGQHYHFIHQGLEGNQYARSRYQDQTLHLFNTVEKALTGCDYVAGAYSIADMAIYPWLRIHGQLQVDIRALPNVTGYLQRMAARAEVLAAYAKGAALAAPPPVQVQAGMAAG, from the coding sequence ATGTACACACTTTATTTCGCGCCGACGGCCAATGGTCACAAGATCCTGATCATGCTGGAGGCGCTGGGCGTGCCTTACCGGATTCACCGGATCAACCTGGCGCTGGGCGAGCAACACCAGCCGGACTTCGCCCGCTTGACGCCCCACGGCAAGATCCCGCTGCTGGTCGACCACGAGCAGGCGTTGAACCTGCCCGAGTCCGCAGCCATCCTCCAGTACCTGGCGGAAACTCACTCACGCTTCCTGCCGTCAGCCGGTGCCGAGCGCTATGGGGTACTGCACTGGCTGGCCTGGCAGGTCAGCAGCCTGGGACCGATGGCCGGGCAGCATTATCACTTCATTCACCAGGGGCTCGAGGGCAACCAGTACGCCAGATCGCGCTACCAGGACCAGACCCTTCATCTGTTCAACACCGTGGAGAAGGCCTTGACCGGGTGCGACTACGTTGCCGGGGCCTATTCGATTGCCGACATGGCCATCTATCCCTGGCTGCGCATCCATGGGCAATTGCAGGTGGATATCCGGGCGCTGCCCAATGTGACTGGCTACCTGCAGCGCATGGCGGCCCGCGCCGAAGTCCTGGCGGCCTATGCCAAGGGAGCGGCGCTGGCAGCGCCACCCCCGGTGCAGGTTCAGGCGGGTATGGCAGCCGGTTGA
- a CDS encoding flavin reductase family protein, which produces MNSIATDKRALRNAYGQFATGICIVTTLDPQGQPTGLTVNSFNSVSLEPALVLWSLRKESWSAEAFQVADSFAINVLSEGQREVSDRFAKPMPDKFHSVGFALGKHNMPLIHGAIAQFECLKYRQLDGGDHWIFLGEVLDFSHAQGDPLIFHGGRYATAQPAAIPA; this is translated from the coding sequence ATGAACAGCATCGCTACGGACAAACGCGCCCTGCGCAACGCCTACGGTCAGTTCGCCACGGGCATCTGCATCGTGACGACCCTGGACCCCCAGGGCCAGCCGACCGGCCTGACGGTCAACAGCTTCAATTCGGTGTCCCTGGAGCCGGCGCTGGTGCTGTGGAGCCTGCGCAAGGAGTCCTGGAGCGCGGAGGCCTTCCAGGTCGCCGACAGCTTCGCCATCAATGTGCTTTCAGAGGGGCAGCGGGAGGTCAGCGATCGTTTTGCCAAGCCGATGCCCGACAAGTTCCACAGCGTCGGCTTTGCCCTGGGCAAGCACAACATGCCGCTGATTCACGGGGCGATCGCCCAGTTCGAATGCCTGAAGTACCGTCAGCTCGACGGTGGCGACCACTGGATATTCCTTGGCGAGGTGCTCGATTTCAGCCACGCCCAGGGCGATCCGCTGATTTTCCACGGTGGTCGCTATGCCACGGCTCAACCGGCTGCCATACCCGCCTGA